In Fluviispira sanaruensis, a genomic segment contains:
- a CDS encoding outer membrane protein assembly factor BamD, with the protein MQKKSSFFYLFTFCIFAFFLYSCISTTPKPVSEDETQNGSDESTAEGSSAMGTQKKAPALPDFDQFAKIETIDNLQNINKDQEKRLLKLEKDNKALMYQINDLNQDNRISKKVITQLRNDVFSLSEIISTNKREIEIIKRGLRSGIFEDLNVSNKSPSSSTGQSMLPDILESRYALEERPSSIAKDPGKMEMTQASSNPMSAAQLLAKAEIKIQQAQFGEAIVALEEMKKNFPNYDDSGKSNILAAEAWLRMSEYNNVLNELKTFYLKYPASHELSHAKLLEGQTYEKMDRKNKASDLYQEVIALAPQSNDAQNAREGMLRMRDSK; encoded by the coding sequence ATGCAAAAGAAGAGTTCTTTCTTTTATTTATTCACATTCTGTATCTTCGCATTTTTTCTTTACTCATGCATATCTACAACACCCAAACCCGTTTCAGAAGATGAAACACAAAATGGAAGTGATGAATCTACAGCAGAAGGCAGCTCAGCGATGGGGACACAAAAAAAAGCCCCTGCACTGCCTGATTTCGACCAATTTGCGAAAATTGAGACAATAGATAATTTACAAAATATCAATAAAGACCAAGAAAAAAGACTATTAAAACTTGAAAAAGATAATAAAGCACTGATGTATCAAATCAACGATCTGAATCAGGACAATAGAATATCAAAAAAAGTTATAACTCAACTGCGAAACGATGTTTTTAGTTTAAGTGAAATAATCTCAACAAATAAAAGGGAAATAGAAATAATTAAACGGGGTTTACGCTCTGGAATTTTCGAAGACCTTAATGTATCTAATAAATCTCCCTCAAGTTCCACTGGGCAAAGCATGCTTCCAGATATCCTAGAAAGCCGCTATGCGCTTGAAGAAAGACCTAGCTCAATTGCAAAAGACCCTGGAAAAATGGAGATGACGCAGGCTTCATCTAACCCGATGAGTGCGGCACAATTATTAGCTAAAGCAGAAATTAAGATTCAACAAGCTCAATTCGGAGAAGCAATAGTTGCTCTTGAAGAAATGAAAAAAAACTTTCCTAATTATGATGACTCTGGGAAATCCAATATTTTAGCTGCTGAAGCATGGTTAAGAATGAGCGAGTACAACAATGTTTTAAATGAATTAAAGACATTTTATTTAAAATATCCGGCCAGTCATGAACTCTCACATGCTAAACTGCTAGAAGGACAAACTTATGAAAAAATGGACAGAAAAAATAAGGCTTCCGATCTATATCAAGAGGTCATTGCTCTTGCCCCGCAAAGCAATGACGCACAAAATGCGAGAGAAGGTATGCTCAGAATGCGTGATTCAAAATGA
- a CDS encoding polyprenyl synthetase family protein: MLKNSAHIESLLNEFNLILENYRLELETNPASNDISSEISEAYMYPLQAGGKRIRPLLVLLTAGAFGGKEGLKTAFKAALAVEKIHTYSLVHDDLPCMDNDDLRRGKPTTHKVYGDAKALLVGDALLTQAFAVLAETQYVHLQNQHYTTFLIQALAKGAGAEGMVWGQWLDISLTGNKKVIWEQMEIVHRNKTGKMLGTCLELGFICGLSAQKLEINPTQFLEMRSLIREAGIRIGLAFQIIDDILDMTKSSAELGKTAGKDEAQDKMTAPHLLGMDDAVSLSASQTESALCMLEKVFENFSNDFLDYKTLLIEQIKLLLQRTH, encoded by the coding sequence ATGCTTAAAAACAGTGCTCACATTGAAAGTCTTCTGAACGAATTCAATCTCATTCTTGAAAACTATCGCTTGGAATTGGAAACAAATCCGGCTTCTAACGACATATCCAGTGAAATATCGGAAGCTTACATGTACCCTCTCCAAGCAGGAGGAAAACGCATTCGCCCTCTCCTTGTCCTTCTTACAGCAGGTGCATTTGGTGGCAAAGAAGGGCTTAAAACAGCATTTAAAGCTGCTCTGGCTGTTGAAAAAATCCATACCTACTCATTGGTCCATGATGATCTGCCTTGCATGGACAACGATGATTTAAGACGTGGAAAACCCACAACTCATAAGGTCTATGGTGATGCAAAAGCCCTACTTGTCGGCGATGCTTTGCTCACCCAAGCTTTCGCAGTATTAGCGGAAACTCAATATGTTCATCTGCAAAATCAGCATTATACAACATTTCTCATTCAAGCTTTGGCCAAAGGTGCGGGAGCAGAAGGGATGGTTTGGGGGCAGTGGCTTGATATATCCTTGACTGGAAACAAAAAGGTAATCTGGGAACAAATGGAAATTGTCCATAGAAATAAAACAGGTAAAATGCTGGGTACCTGTCTTGAACTTGGCTTTATCTGTGGACTCTCTGCGCAAAAATTAGAAATTAACCCCACACAATTTTTAGAAATGCGTTCTCTTATCCGCGAGGCAGGAATACGCATAGGCCTCGCTTTCCAAATCATCGATGATATTCTTGATATGACAAAATCAAGTGCAGAACTTGGAAAAACTGCCGGAAAAGATGAAGCACAAGATAAAATGACTGCTCCGCATTTACTTGGCATGGATGATGCTGTTTCACTTTCGGCAAGCCAAACCGAAAGTGCATTGTGCATGCTAGAAAAAGTATTTGAGAATTTTTCAAATGATTTTTTAGATTATAAAACTCTCCTGATAGAGCAAATTAAATTGCTTTTGCAGCGGACTCACTAA